AATTTGTGCATTTTCTACAATTCTTGGTTATAGATTTTGATGCAATTCACATGTCTTCAGATTTGTACAAAAgactttagtttttttattttccatttggTAATGTATTATTGGGTTCTAAACTACAATTGGATTTCGTTTCAcagatgcttgaagaacggactgCAGAATTGAAAGTGATTCTCAACaacaatattcttttagaatgtattagtgtcttttgttagattttgattttttttcaattttcaaccgttcttagttttattttttaacaataaatgtaattcctAGGAATTGTTACccatattctttaagaattagtgtaatttttgtttttattcttcaattgatggttcaagaatttgttattttTCAAGAAGTTCATTCCGTCAAAATATGTATTCTGTCataatatttattcttttatggttcaagaatgtTTCAAGATACTCATAaatatattctgttagaatgaccTGAAATAAAAGAATGTTTCAAGATATGAGCTGTTATTCATTCTATAGGAATATGTATTCTAGCATTTAATACGAATTTTGGCATTCTCATAGAATATATCATTCTAACTAAAGGTCATTCTGACAGAAGAAATTCGGTTATTATAAAAAACACATTAGAATTAAATCAATTAATATTGAAGTActttaaaaaattcaaattttaaaaattaggagaattaattatccctaaatttatgaaaatttccttttttaaatatagttaattgtccaaaatacccttatgctgaaaattatgtgattatatggtacatgctacCTTACTATAATATGATAGACTCTCGGACCATTGATTATATTGCATCTGATGGTCTAGATCTGTGCATTATGgtacacaatagttagtaaaaacaaaataacttaagcatatatatatatatatatatatatatatatatatatatatatatatatatatatatatatatatacacaaacacacacacacacacacgattgtTGTATAAATAAGCGGTGGTGTTTTAATAGTAGATGTATTAAGCTAAAACCTTGAAGGTTTAAGGTTACAAAAACCATGAATATATCCGATCTTTGGTTGGTTTGGATACAAGATACATATAGTGATGTATGTAATATTGGAATTCTCATGGAATCATTCCTATAGGTAAGAATACCGGTCAAGGAAAGATTGAAAGCTCTAATTTTGATATGAATAAAAAAAGACATCGGTGTTATCTTGACATGTACCATGATCATACAAGTTCTATGTTACCAAGCTTCAGGGTTGGTATGTACTCTTCGATGGGgaaagaaataataaaattctTATACATTAGTGATTGTTAAATTGGTGTACTGCTATTAAGAAATAAACAAAGTGGTAGCACAATGTGGAGTTGTGGACTTTGTATTTTTTGGCATTCTTTGGGGAAACTACAataaatagcaacatattttcacatcatatattaaaatatatttaatatgATCGGTTAACCCTAAAACCACTCTACATTTTTTGGAAATCTCAAATAGGAAACCTGCACAAATTTAAAAGGCTGCTATAATGGTTATGGAGTTTAGACGGTTCTtataacaatttttttaaatttggaTGTTTTATGTAACATTTTTCAAAAGTAGGGTGGTTTTGGTATTTCGTGTGAGAGAAAATTAGAGAAATTATACCAAGATCAAGAACTATACcaagataaaataaaattaaaataaatgtagTTTGTACCAACAAGGAGGCTTAAATGTCAAGATTATGTTATTCAAAGTCTCCAAtagtttttctttctttctgatattaatttttatcttatttttgtattaattTCTATATACTCATCTAAAATCCTTGATGTTGTATGTTTGATGTCCGACCGGTTCGAGTTTTTAGCAGTGGTTGATTTTGTATGTTTGATGTCCGACCGGTTCGATTTTTAAACCAGTCGTCAATAGTTCAAGGTAGTTAACTATGGATGTGTTTTTAAGAGGTAGACTAATGAAATTGTTTGAATTTTTTTGTTTGATGTAGTTTTTCTCTCCGGTGGTTTCTTGTAGCCCGAAACAACAACgaatttatatttctaaaacaaaacaacaaattatttttaatgaaaaaccATTTTTAACCTAAAACAATAatgtacttatatttttaaacataaaaagCAACATACTTTAACTTTTAAGTCAAACTAGGGAAAAGACACATGCTCTGCATGGGTCAGGTTGGCTTCATTGGTACTTTGCCAATAAATAGTATTTTATCTATGTTTCTTTAAATGTAGAAGAAaaatactgtgacaacccgaaaatttctatcCGGTAAAGCCAATCAATCCAATCAAATGTCAGACttatttctgctatcttttagcattgttaagggtctgtttgagtgttccaagcctagtacacttaaggattgTGTGTATGGGTGTGTCAGCTTAAGTTCATTGGGTTGCAAAAGAGCCGGAAACTccatcacaaggagtttacggccgcaaactagagtttacggccgtaaactcttggtggccgtgaactcccatgatCAGTATAAATTTCCTTCATTTATCCTTCATTTCTCACCTCTTTCAACCAAGaacactcaaactctctcaagtatcatcaagggaACCATCATTTCTCTTCAAAAACGTAAGTAATTCCTCCATTTTGCTAGTTAATCTTCTTGATCATATGAATCCTATGAATCACATCCTTGAATTCATCACtttccttcaagatcttcaaatcttcatcttttCACCCAGAACACCcacttgttcttgggccataaacaccctaAACTCATCCAAAGTGTGAGTATCTCTTCTATCAACTTGTTATCCGTTAGAAACTCTTGTATCCTCATGATACAAACACCCTATAAGCATGAATCAATATCTAAAATGCATAATCTTCAAGTGTTTATGGCGGTAAACACTTCTTGaggtcgtaaactcaagtgtgTGTCCGTAAACACACTtaatgtggccgtaaactccctttcatacaatcacatgtgattgtaacacttcattgcaaatgtttcctagtccctaatgttgtttccttgcatgttagttgttttaaacactaattacatgcctatatatgccattatatgtcatttaggactcgtttgtgtctcgggaattcattcgtggaacttctcatccttacacgaacCTTcagttgaatcacccacataaggtgagttcatacccctataatcaatcttttaaatgttttaaatgcttttttttgggggggggggggggggcgggggcgggggcgggggaatACAAATTGAACACAATGATATTGTGTAAGTGTTTATCTGTGATAATCATCATTTAAAGGATTTATTAtgctttataagtgatcaaatcatttcaaaaactctttgaaagttatgttactttgttGTTTATAAAGctctgtttttaaagtacaatcataactcagtagataatcgagtcttttctacaaatcagaGACAGTTCAAAACAAAgatactaataaactataacaaGTATAGTTTAGGAGTTCAGAACATATgataacaagaacagaaaggaacatacgataacaagaacaagataacatttATGTCAGACTACTTCACGacttagcaatatacttgttaggtcgcgttttgtaaccagagtctcctggaaggagaacggacattgtgtgtatagatctatacgggactaacaagCCCGCATCCCGACTGTTCGCAACAGTTTGGCCGAcaggccaaggggtgacaaatgtcacatcagtttcgACGCCAGCAGGTCGTCGTGTTAAACACTTGTtgatcagtatggttataacctcATTACATCTTAACCTTAATTAAAaaactggttttaaggtagttagtgtttCAGTAATTACTTTATACAATATTATTAaatactttcattttcccattacattcatatagtgatgttctcacataaaaggtaatgcaaactattttctagtaaagataatCTTAAATTTGGGAAAAACTTACATCATTACAAAAGACAAGCAGAACAGTcgagtcttaatacatttagttagaagggggcctataatgctaactttatgattcatcGGTAGATACATCAAGGATATATATTAATTGGGTCCGGTAGACAGTAGAATGTGTGTTTTCTGCTTCATttcttattccttgtttggttgtgtgcttagagcagattcacccagtctactatctattcgatcttagctatatatatatatatatatatatatatatatatatatatatatatatatatattccgtatacaccaagtaatcataaggagtaccaggtacGGGTCAGGTCATAGAATACAAATTCAATATACCATTTTCtcgtacaaaaacatacttttcagatagaacatttagtagactaaactagaaacttatcagtagaagggtttaattcattttattaaaccagtataacttaaagtaCCTTAGtgattaattctataataccttagtttatacaacagagttatatataatcaatatCCAATAagcagttggatgtgtgctttccgccttacttcctgttccttgtttggttgtgggcttaaggcagattcacccatttaaCTTCCGTTCGatgttagatatatatatatatatatatatatatatatatatatatatatatatatatatatatatatatatagtataaactaagtgattatagaaggaactattgtggttaccatttttactaaaggaaatatatgaatatgattttcttaatgaatggtttcatcaaatataaagaactatGACAGTTTACtccgtaagtaccaaatgaatacgtCAGGGTTATATAcagtgaagatctaacaaacaatggaatgtgtgctttccgcttcatttcctgttccttgtttggttgtaggcttagggaagattcacacaatcgattgtctggttactctaaattgtatataacttATATCCATTTAGTACTTATAGAAgaaattgtagagtcatttttactttcattcatcatatcagaaaatataggattttctgtagGAACAGACGgacttttctaaaaagaacttacaacttacttttcatcacttaaatacttatgaactcaccagcttaaatgctgatctactctttcgaaataacttgtattctcaggaaactagtaggcAGGTACGCGTATTGGCGTTCAGAAGATGGAGTATAGTAGCtttatgtcttgttttgttatttacttttggagtctaacttttgtgaatcacatacattgtaaacactgtCATATGAATGCAATGGtcgtttgttactttgattactatgatgcatgtgttgtgatactaaacatgatgtcctctacccccgaacgtttctgccgttccggtttggaggtgtgacaaaTACAAACAAATTCATACCTATAAAGTAGGTTCTTATTATGGTTAAAAGCTATAAGTACTATGCTATTATAGGAATACAACAAACTCACGGATCTTTTGCTACTATCCTGAATTATATTGTTTTATCTCGTTTGATTAATACGTAATGCATAAAGCTCATCTTTTTCTATTGATGGCTATTCCAATTATACGAACCTTATTCTTTCTTGAAAATACAAACAAAAATTTCCAAATAAAAGTAATAATGTTTTTAGGACTTGTCCTTCCAGCGTTCCATATTCATACCAAAGTTGGAAAAGTATGATAAATCAATATCTTGAAGTCTCCATGGCTTTTcctcaaacccatcaatatgCACTTCAAATATAGTCCTAAAGACATCAAAGAAAGGTAGAACTTATTATAGAAACATAAACTTATAAATCTAGTTATATatgaaatatgatatttattcTAAAAGGTTAATATGGTCATTACTTATTTGAACGAAGTCTGAAATTGAGTCTACTTTAAATATACTCGATATTCTTCTTTTCATCGCGTGTCTTTGCATTTTCCAAATCCACCAGATCCATATTTCCAACTCCTCTATAAATCAAAACCAAAACAACACCAAAACCATATCAATTAAAATCCAAAATACCTCAAACCATCGTAAAAATGTAATTAAACATAATCTCAAAAGAGAGAGAAACAAAACTCAATGACCATATACATACATAAAGTTTGATTTTTATATCTTCAATCAGCACCAGTTCCATTTTCTGCCATTGCAGGAACAAAATTGTAgtagaagaaagaaaaaaatcataaatgtgTGAGTTATAGTTTTAATTTAATGCTAAAATGTGGAGTTTACCTATGTTATAACTGTGTAGTACTCATGACCAAATAAACCGATCCCAAACACCACGTCAAGTGAGCATTTCATTTGACAGAATAGAAACCACTTTTGTTCCCATTTCTCCACTAAATTTCAATGATCTTTTAACAGGGAAAAATAGAGTTTTTTTCATTACCTGTAGAAGAAGCTTGTTAACAATTGCATGATGAGCCCAAAATGGAAAGGCTTGGAAAGGCAAAGCagtagaaaaaaaatacaaaagcaCTTTCGTTCCCGTTTCTCCACTAAACCAACTTTTAACAGTAAAAAAAGATATTTTTTCATTACCAGCAAAAGAAGCTTGTCAGAAATGGGACGATAAGCCCTAAATAAGAAGGCAAATCAGCAGAAAAAAATTACAACATTCATAAATAAACATAACAGAAGGGTTAAAAAACAAAAGACGCAATCACACATGTTGACATTTCTGTAATCAGGGTTCGATTCCAGGGCAGAGAGATGAGGTTATTGGAGCGGAGAGGAGAGGGAAACCCCACTTTAGTTGGTAAACATTTCCGATACGCCAGCCCAAACAGATCATCTTCAACAAACACCATTTGAAAATCCAAGGTTTTTAAGAAGGAAAAAATTTGGAGGCGATAGTAGGAAGAAATCAAATAGAAATAAAAAATCAGTAAAGGAAAAGTAGAAAAAACCATACCTTGAGAAATTGGAAAGGAAGGAAAGAGAAAACAGAGAAGTCGTATTATTTTTCCCTTCTGTTGAATTTGATGAAATGAGAAACCTGGAAGAAGaaaccaaaaattttaaaaacaacaAAGTGAATCATAATATTAAAGGAATTGAAAAACAGAGAGTTATCCTCTCCTGGAATATCTGATTTATTCGTTAGATTATTTGGTTATTATCCATTAGCTTGTCGTTATCTTTGTTTTCTTGTTAATCAAGAACTCCTTGTATTTAAACCATTTTGATAGTTGAATAGACGAAAACCTTTTAATCCACTGAAATTTCCATGGTATCAAAGCAGGATTCACAGGCTTGCGACGAACCTAACCGGAGATGACCGGTGAGAAACCAGAATCCTTGAAGGAACCTGATGGGACTCCCCTCAATTCTAATTCTCCCTACTACATCCATGCGTCAGAGTACCCCAGGCAGATGCACGTTAACGACATCCTAACCGATAGCAACTATAATGACTGGGCCAGGAGATGAAGAACTTTCTTTTCGCCAAGAACAAGGTTGGGTTCATAACTGGGTCAATTAAGAAACCAGGAGAAGATTCAGCCGTATACATGCCTTGGATGCGTGCAGATGCGATGATCAAGGGATGGATAACTACAGCCATGGAAAAGGATATCAGAACAAGCGTCAAATATGCATACACATCGAAGGAGATCTGGGATGATCTAGAGGAGAGGTTTGGAAAAGAAAGTGCTCCAAGAGCATATGAGTTGAAACAGTCACTCACCATCACGAGACAAGAAGGAACATCGGTTTCAGCTTATTACACCAAGCTACGGGGACTGTGGGACAAGATCCAGACCATATCACCTCTTCCACGCTGTTCATGCTCCAATTGTACCTGTGATATTGGCAAAAGGCTTAATGAgttcaaagaaaaagaaaagctcTATGAATTCCTCATGGGCCTTGACAGTGAATACTCTACAATCAAGACACAAATTCTTGCCATGACGAACAGCAAAGGGCAGTTTCGGTATCTAAGAAGACAAGAACAGAGGCTGCAGCACTTTAGACCTACACTCCAGGAAAGAAAGAAATTACTGCAAATTTCAGCCAACAAAGGAAGAAGTCTGCATCAAAAGACATTAAGAAGGTCACAGGAGAAGAGGTAGAGCACTGCAACCACTGTGGTAAGAATGGTCACAACAGAGACGGATGTTTCAAAAGAATTGGGTATCCCGATTGGTGGCCGAATAAGGCGAAACAGGAAAAGAATAAAACAAAGGCAGCATTCGTTGATTCAGGAACTAGTCCTATTCCAGGTCTATCGAATGAGCAATACCAGAACCTGATCAAACATTTCTCTAAAGATGGGTGAAACAACAACACCATACCCACAGTAAACATGGCTGGTATGGTCAAGGTCGTTGACTCTTGGGTCGTTGACTCTGGTGCTActgaacatataacatataaacaataTTTGCTAGAAAACAACACGAGAAACCCATTGGAACCATCAGTTACAATACCCAATGGAGATCTTGTTTTCGTTGATGGAAAAGGAAATTGCACTTTACAGAATGGAATCAAAATTGAAGGAGTCTTGCATATTCCACAATTCAATTGCAATTTATTATCAGTCAGTCGACTGACTAGAGATTTACAATGTGCCATAACTTTTCTTCCTGATTTGTGCTACATGCAGGACTTACACTCGAAGAAATTGACTGGCGCGGGTGAGTGCAAAGGTGGTCTCTACCGAATGGGCTTGGCAGCAGAAAAGAAGAGTGTTATGATGACAACTGTTGATGTTGAGCTGTGGCATAAGAGGTTGGGTCATGCCTCCGAATCAAAGTTGAGCCAAGTCGATTTTTTGGAGAATCATTCTAGGAAATTAAAAGAAAGAGTTTGTGATTCATGTGTAAAGCTAAACATACTAGGCTTCCATTTACTCTTAGTTCAATAAAAACAAATAGTTGTTTTGATTTGTTACATGTTGATGTTTGGGGCAAGTATCATACTCCTTCGATTTCCAGTGCTTCTTATTTCCTTACCATCGTAGATGATTTCAGTAGGGCTATTTGAGTTTATCTTCTTAAATACAAGAATGAAGCAAGCAGCTATTTAATTGACTTTCACAACATGCTGAAAATGGAATTTGAAAAACAAACCAAGTGAATAAGAGCAGATAATGATGTGAATTCATATCAGGCTCCATGAGAGATTTTTATGCTAAGGAAGGAATCATATTGGAAACCACATGCCCATATACCCCATAGCAAAACGGGGTTGTGGAGCGAATACATAGACACATTCTTGAGATCGCAAGAGCGTTGAAGTTTGAGGCCAATGTGCCAATCAAGTTTTGGGGAGAGTGTGTTCTCACAACCATGTACATTATCAATAGATTACCCTCAAAGGTCATTAAAAATAAGACCCCATATGAAGTCCTGTTTTGGACAAAAACCTAACTATGACCACATGAAAGTCTTCTGATGCTTAGTTTATGCAAGAAACATGGAAACCAAGGGAGATAAGTTTGAAGTGAGGGGGAGACCATGTTCATTGGATATCCACAAGGAAAGAAAGGATATCGAATATTTGACCTTACCGATAAAAAGATCATTGTCTCTAGAGACATCAAGTTTGTGGAAAATGTTTTTCCTTTCACTGATAATATAGAAAGGAATAATAGCGAAGCAAGGCTCGATGATTTTCTAGGCAACACTGTCGAAGAAAGTGATGAACTGACACGAAGGGAGGCTGATCAAGGTTTACTGAGCGAACCCGAATTAGACCTGGGTACATGTGATGAGACGAGACCACCATTGATCTAAACTTGTCTGAAGATCCAGCAGATCATGTTACAGAAGACACAACTGATCAAATGCAACCCACTGAAGAACAGAGAGATAAAAGAAGCAGGTCTGGACCCAAATATCTCGATGACTTCATTGTGGACTTGCCATCTTTGGTAGACCATGCATCACCCACCACCAATCAACAACCTTCAACGGTACATCCTATGGTTAATTTTTTGTCTTATGATCGGTTTAGCCATTCGCACAAAGCTTTTTTTAACTTCAGTTAGCTCAAACCATGAGCCGAAACATTTTAATCAAGCTGTGCAGGATGTTAAGTGTAGAGAAGCAATGCAAAAAGAAATAAATGCTCTTGAAGAAAATGGAACTTGGTCACTTGAGGAGTTGCCAAAAGGAAAGTGTGCTATAGACTCCAAATGGGTCTATAAGATTAAATACCAACCAAATGGCGAAATTGAGAGGTACAAGGCACAGCTTGTTGCAAAAGGCTTCACTCAGTTGGAGGGGGTAGACTTTCATGACACTTTTGCTCTGGTGGCGAAACTTGTTACTGTCTGAACCTTACTTGTTGTGGTTGTAAAGAGAGACTAGATCATGCATCAACTTCATGTCAACAATGCGTTTCTGCATGGAGATTTGGATGAGGAGGTGTACATGAAGATACCTCAAGGTTTTAGCAAAGAAGGTGATACTAGAGTATGTCGGTTGCGAAAATCTCCTTATGGTCTCCGGCAGGCATCACGTAATTGGTATCACAAATTTACAACAACTTTGCTCGCAATCAATTTCAAACAATCGCATGCGGATCATTcacttttcatatacaagaaaCAGGGAAGTTTTGTTGCAACCCTTATATATGTGGACGACGTCATTATTGTCGGGAATGGTGTTTCTAAGATACATGACACAAAAAAATGTATCTAGAAAAAATGTTTAGCATAAAAGATCTACGCCCATTGAAGTATTTTCTTGGACTAGAGGTGGCTCGAACCTCGGATGGTTTGGTTTTGGGTCAACGTAAGTATACTTTTGGATATTCTTGAAGACAGTGGGATGCAAGGTTGTCGATCTTGTAGCTTTCCGATGGAGCAAAATCTGAAACTAGATCAAAGCAAGGATAGTCCTGCTGTTGATGCTAGTCAATACCGGCGTTTAATTGGAAGACTTCTTTATTTACAAGCCACTCGGCCGGACATAGCATTTTCTGTAAACATTTTGAGTCAATTTGTTTCTGATCCAAGGGAAACACACTTGAATGCAGTGCACCGAATTTTACGGTATTTAAAGGCAACACCAGGTCAGCGAATATTTTTTCCAAAAGGTGGAGGAATGAATCTTGCGACATATTGTGATGCAGATTGGCTTGGCTGTCCTGCCACCAGGCATTCTTGTACCGGGTATTGGATTATACTTGGAGGTACGTGCACCTATCTCCAGGAAAACCAAGAAGCAGTCCATTGTTTCCCGTTCTTCAGCAGAGGCAGAGTATCGAGCCATGGCAACGTCTGTTAGTGAAACTTTGTGGTTACGTTGGTTATTGAAACACTTGGAAGCTTCTCCCATTGGTCCTACACCTTTGTTTTGTGATAATCAAGCAGCAAGGCACATAGCTAATAATCCTGTGTTTCATGAACGAACTAAGCATCTTGAAATGGATTGTTATTTCGTCCGTTAACAAGTTGAGTCCACTGAGGTTCGTCCAATGCATGTTCACACTACACATCAAGTTGCTGACTTATTTACAAAGGCTTTGGGTTCACAACGTCTTCATTTTTTGCTTAGCAAGTTGGGCATTCGGAACTTACATGCACCAACTTGAGGGGGAGTAAAGGAATTGAAAAACAGGGAGTCATCCTCTCCTGGAATATCTGATTTATTCGTTAGATTATTTGGTTATTATCCATTAGCTTGTCGTTATCTTTGTTTTCTTGTTAATCAAGAACTCCTTGTATTTAAACCATTTTGATAGTTGAATAGACGAAAACCTTTTAATCCACTGAAATTTTGGTAACTGAAAGCGTCAACTATCTTCTCCCATTTACCTTCACAAATGGGAAACAATTTAAAGCCCTAAACCGAAAGCAAGAGGTTCAGTCGACAAAAGGATAGGTAGATTGCAGTCATCTTTGATCTCTATTTGTTTCTTTCCCAGGCAAAATAACAACCACCGCTCACTTTCCAGTGGTAGGCACCGTCACCATCGACGACTACCCTCCTTTTTTTTGTTGCCGTGACCACAATCGGTGGAAGGTAGAGCAAATAGGATGAGGCGGTGGAGGAAACTTCGAGAAGGAGTGGAGCGATTAAACTTAGTCGATGAGTAGATACACCACCAAGGATCCAACCCTAGGTGACAAAATAACAACCACTGCAGCACTTTCCGGTGGTAGGCACCGTCACCATCGGCAACTACCCTCCTTTTTTCGTTCCCGTGACCACAATCGGTGGAAGGTAGAGCAAAAAGAGTGAGGCGGTGGAGGAAACATCGAGAAGGACCGGAGGGATTAAACTAAGCcgatgagtacatatacaaccaAGGATCCGACTCCGAACAGTACCGACCCAGGTACTGTTCATAAAAGcacaaatttatatatataaagaataatatatctTTACTTGTGAAGTTACACCTTTTTAAACATTGGGTGCTAAATAGAGTGAAATTTTTTCCTCTTAGATTCATTATTTTTCAACGGAATTTGCAATGAACATATTGTTGCTAGCTATATACTTAGGAAGGATAATAGTACTCGGTGTTTCTATGAAATTCTTTGCCAATTATAATAGTAATATTTGGTAGTAACCTATGatgtatatatataatcaatTCACTATCCTATCGTCGTAGTGGAAAAAAATCAAGAAACTCTAAAATTATATAATGTATTgtctatatatatttttaaattaaatatatattttataaatatacaAACAAGTCCCCTGTGGGAGTACGGGACGGAAATATCCACTCTCGTCCCTGGTTCCGAAAATAAAATGGGGTTTAATCCCACTCCCGCCCCCGCCCCcaagttttttgaaaaattaatctGGTATAGAATCGGGGTCCCACTAAAGTTTTTGACATCTCTAAtttaatctcaacaaaaaatAGTGAAAAGAAGCGGCAAAtcccaaaaaaaaatcaaacaaattaCAAAGAATTTTGTTTTCAAACTTAAAATTAAAAGGGATTTTGCCGGCCATATGTTGTTTGCCGTGTCATTTGGTTTTATAAATtgaattttaataattatattaataaaatgattttaacgatacgtacataaaaataagcacgtaaaaatagtttttttttaacgATGAAAAAACTATTATAAAAAATTAGAATATGTATATTACCGAGATAATTAAACAAGAAAATTTACAAAATAACGGAGTGAAAATGCTATATTTAAGCTCAAAGTCAAAgaataaaaatgacattttagaaAAATAGAGGGTAAACACTATAATTC
The genomic region above belongs to Lactuca sativa cultivar Salinas chromosome 4, Lsat_Salinas_v11, whole genome shotgun sequence and contains:
- the LOC111913720 gene encoding uncharacterized protein LOC111913720, with the translated sequence MKNFLFAKNKVGFITGSIKKPGEDSAVYMPWMRADAMIKGWITTAMEKDIRTSVKYAYTSKEIWDDLEERFGKESAPRAYELKQSLTITRQEGTSVSAYYTKLRGLWDKIQTISPLPRCSCSNCTCDIGKRLNEFKEKEKLYEFLMGLDSEYSTIKTQILAMTNSKGQFRQQRKKSASKDIKKVTGEEVEHCNHCGKNGHNRDGCFKRIGYPDWWPNKAKQEKNKTKAAFVDSGTSPIPGLSNEQYQNLIKHFSKDG